The region ACCGGCCGGCGACCGCGCCGGCGACGGCCCGGGCGGCAAAGCGCACGTCGTTTTTCGTCCTGTTCATGACCCACCGCTTCCAGCGCGGGCCGTACGGGACGTACTGCCACACCGGCACCTCATCGGCGAGGGCGCGTTGAGCGTTCTCCCGGACGCCCATCAACATCTGCACCTCGTAGTCGGCCCCGTGACGGTCCGAGAGCGTCCGCGCGTACTCGATCATCCGTGGGTCGTGGGTCGTCACCGCGATCCCGTCGTCGCCCCGATCGAACGCGTCGGCCAGCAGGTCGCGGTACGCACGGTCGATCCGTGCGCCCCGCTCGAACGCGACGCCGTCGGGGCGGTCGTAGGCACCGCCCTTGACGTACCGTATCTTCCCGGGCACGTCGGCGAGGCGTTCGGCGTCGCGGCGGGTGCGTTTCAGGTCCGCCTGCAGACAGACGCCGACCCCGCCGCCGTGCTTCCTGGCGAGGGTCTCGTAGGCGTCGAGCGTCGCGTCCACGGCCCCGTGTTCCTCCATGTCGAACCAGACGAACACGCCCCGGTCGCTGGCGCGGTCGACGATCCGGTCGACCGTCTCCCGGAAGGCGTCTTCGCCGAATTCGAGACCGACCTGAGTCGGCTTGATCGTGACGGCAGCGTCGAACGACGCCTCGCCGAACAGG is a window of Halostella salina DNA encoding:
- a CDS encoding proline dehydrogenase family protein — encoded protein: MIPPIANQFVAGETPEGAVSRARQIAGRGLNPMVNRLGSHEDEWAAVETSAGEYRRLVDLFGEASFDAAVTIKPTQVGLEFGEDAFRETVDRIVDRASDRGVFVWFDMEEHGAVDATLDAYETLARKHGGGVGVCLQADLKRTRRDAERLADVPGKIRYVKGGAYDRPDGVAFERGARIDRAYRDLLADAFDRGDDGIAVTTHDPRMIEYARTLSDRHGADYEVQMLMGVRENAQRALADEVPVWQYVPYGPRWKRWVMNRTKNDVRFAARAVAGAVAGR